DNA from Triticum aestivum cultivar Chinese Spring chromosome 7D, IWGSC CS RefSeq v2.1, whole genome shotgun sequence:
GTAAACAACAAAATCAATGTTAGCCTATACAATATGCAAAATATGTTACACTTACATTTGTAGGCGACCACCTTGCTTCATTTAGAAAACCATATGACCAGCTATTCCATTGATGTGAAGCTTGTCATAAAACATACATTAATGTATTCAGTTATCAAAccatgtctttgttttctcttTCCCCAAATTCTCGGAGAAAGAGTTTCCACAAAGTATATTTCCATTTGTGTAAAGAATTGAATAACAAGAGTGACATTATAATATTTCAGTGAGCCAACTTTTCTTGAAAAAAAACTTGATAAACAATGGGCCTGCAGTTGTTTGGTAAGATAATAAGTTCCCAAACTTAATTCTTCCTCGTTGAGTTCCTTCCAATGTTTTCTTCTACTAATAGCTTGCATTGATGAAAAATTTAAGCCTTCCTAAGAGACTTTAGTTATTCCTCTAAAATAAATTTAGAGTGACTTCCCCAACAACACACGATAATTATCTAGACATGACATTCCAAGTTATTTCCTCCCACTTATCCTAAGCATGTTAGTGCTAGGAGTTTCAGTTGTAGTTCCATTGGGGTTAAGATTATATTCTAACATGATTGCCAATAATTTCACCATTGTCCATAAAAATATTGTGCTCCCACTTTACACCAGTTTTCCTTTTCCAGGTCAAAAATATACCCTTGATCCACTAGAATAACAATCAACAAATTCTTGGTGTCGTACTGAGGATAACTCCATAGAGACGAATATTAAGGAACCCATGCTTGGAATATTGTCACCTATGCCTGAGTGTTCTACAAACATAATTGATTTTCTTATTAATTATGGAATTTTAAACTTTTGTGGGAGGATTGTGGTACTTGGAAAGCATATATAATGAGTAGTTTGACTTGCACGACTTTTCTTAAGGTGGAAGCTGATAAAGAGTTTCACATCATTTTTCTAATATATACTTACGGTATTTCTTTGGACTCTCCCACTACAGTTAGATTATCTAATTTATCTCCTTCATTGATGATTGCACTTGATGTAGTTATGTCTATCATTTCAAAATAAAAGTCAGAATGTTTCATTGTGCTTGTCACAATGTGTACTGAAGTGAAAAATCAGTTGATTAAAAGATTTCACAATTTTAACAACTGATTGATGGGGAAGTACACTTCAGGAATATATCAACTGAATATGTAAAGAGCATGAAATTTCATTTACCATTGTAATATACTGTATATTTCACAATTGAAGGGAGGATTGAATATCTTCAATACATCTGTATACTTTACAATTGAATGGAGGAATTGTATATCTTTGATACCCCATTGTTTTTCTTTGGAAGAAACATTACATATTCCGTTCATATCATTTTTCATCTAGCACAGTCACTCCTCATGGTTTGTAGACTGGAAGGAAGTACTTTACTTTGGTAGAAGATTCTCAATTAACAACTCCCTGATATGTACTTTGTAGTAATTTTCAGAAACCGCCACTTTTCAGGCACGTGACAAAAACCTAGTGTAATTTTTCGCAAAGACCTACCACCTTCGGTTAGTGATCGGTTCAGACAATTTAAACATATTTACGATAGGGGTGGGCGGACGTGGCACAGTAGTCAACTCCATTACGTTTGGCCTGCACCTTGGACgatatgacatgtgggacccgcatgtcatgtgggacccacatgtcagtgtcgataataatagtaataataataataataataataataataataataataataataataataataataaatcccCAGTCTCACTCTCCCTCCTCGGTCCTCACGAACCATCTCCCCCTGTGCTCCTGTGTTCGCCCACACGGGGCACACCTGAGGCACACACGGCACGTAGTCGCTACTGAAATTGTTTGTTCGCTCGGGTGCGTGTGCACCAGGGAATGACTTCCCCATGCAGCTTCTTCGGCCCTGCCTTCCTTCCAGTTTCCACGAACAAACGCAGGAAGCGTCTCCAGCAACACCAACCAGCGAGTCAACAACTTATCTACGAGACTCGTTTCAAAACTACGatgcatccccccccccccccccccccctagctcGTCAACGTCGTCTTCCTCCGCTCAAGAAGTAGAAAACGCCCTCAACTCGCCTTTCTCGGGACGAGGAGGCTTCCGCCTGTGTCAGGTGTGCAGGAGAAGatgccgccgccggcgacccctGCCCGGAGCGCCGCGGTGCAACCATGCTTGAGGACGCACGGAAAGGAAGTCGCCAGGCTGCACCTGTTCGACTGGATCGTGCTGCTCCTGCTCGTCGCCACGACCGGCGCGCTCGGCCTGGTCCAGCCGTTCCACCGCTTCGTGGCACAGGACATGATGTCGGACCTCCGGTACCCCATGAAGGGCAGCACCGTGCCCGACTGGGCCGTGCCGGTACGGCACACATATACGCCCCATCTTCTGAAGAAGACCATGTTCTGGGTTCTTCCATACATCACTGATGAAATCACAGCTGCAGTTTCGGGGAGTGAACTCGAGTGTTTTCAAATTTTTATGCAGGTTATTGCCATCGTTGTGCCAATGGTTTTCATCGCTGGAATATACATCAAGAGGAGGAACGTCTATGACCTGCATCACGCTATCCTTGGCAAGTAAATTTCTCTTCTTACGCAAAGCTAATTTAGTATATCTGGGCGTGTCCGTGTGTGGTCTTAGCTTATTTCTAACACGCACACGATATTCCTAAGCAGGCCTCCTGTTTTCTGTTCTTATAACTGCTATCGTGACCGTTGCGATCAAGGATGCGGTTGGCCGGCCGCGCCCGGACTTCTTTTGGCGCTGCTTTCCTGATGGAGTTCCGGTGAGTTCATCCCACAGCTTCCTCAGAGCTACCAGTAGCTTGCTTTTGCAGAGGCCGGGGAGCTCcctcttttcgaaaaaaaaacccAGTAGCTTGCTTGTTTCTCCTTCGTCACCACTGTAAAATTTACACGGTTTCTAGCTTGGGTAATAAGTAGAACCGTGATGGACTATCCATCTGTAACACTGAGCTAACGATTTATCTACCTCAACACTCGATTTTAGAAGTACAACAACGTCACCGGAGATGTGATATGCCACGGTAAACCGGGCGTAATCAAAGAGGGGTACAAGAGCTTCCCGAGTGGGCATGCTTCAGGTAAGTGCTGAAAGCCATTCTCTGAATCTCtggcacccgcaaaaaaaaaatcctCTTCTCACTCTTGTAATGGCTGGCTGTCTTTCTTGTCCTCTCCAAGGTGCTTTTGCTGGGCTTGGATTTCTGTCATGGTACCTGGCGGGCAAACTGAAGGCCTTCGACCGAAGAGGCCACGTCGCCAAGCTCTGCATAGTTCTTCTGCCGCTGCTTCTCGCAACAATGGTTGCGATATCGCGGGTGACTGACTACTGGCACCACTGGCAGGATGTGTTTGCTGGTGGAGTCCTTGGTAGGTGTCCAATTCAGTTCAGTTACTTTCCGTTTACTATAACTCTGACGATTCCTGAATTAAGATCACACAGCGGCTGACCGTGCTTGATATAACTCCGCAGGATTGGTCGTTGCTTCGTTTTGCTACCTTCAGTTCTTTCCGCCGCCCTACAGTGAACACGGTATGATGCATAGTTTCCGTTCGGTATATTATATCAGAATTGTAATTTTTTTCTTATATTAAGAAATATATGTGTCCACTTACTACCGCCCAAGTGGGCTTGAAGACGTCTGCAGCCACTATAAAACACACGACTAAGCAAGTCTTTCTCTCCTTTCATCAACCTATAGTCAAAGGGATGGCATTCAGAAAACCTATAGTCAAAAGCTGCTAGCTTAGGTGGACATATGAAAAGGCAATGGGCCTGTTCTTGAATCACCAATGCATCTCGTCTTTTTCTTTTGCGAGTAACACCAATGCATATCGTTTCGAACAAAGATAGTCAATAAAAATGAAATTTTTGATCAAATAGCTAATTTATgctgtattttataatatagataatcATAAGACCGACAAATTACAAAAGTTATTTCATGAACTGTTGAATAACAGGAGTTTGGCCTCATGCGTACTTGGAGCACATTCGTGGTCCGGAGGGTGAACTGAAAGCGCAATCAACAACAAACTCGAATATGCACCATAACTCACTGCCACTTGATCTTTCTGGATCAAATGAGACGAGAACCACCAGCCATGCACTGGATTCCATAGAAGAAGGGAGCAGAGATCAGTGACAGATGAATGCATGGTTTccgtttatttattttatttatttttgtaatgCAGTATGACTTCATACCATGGCACTACGTGAAAAAAATATGTCAATACTGACGGGCCAATAACCGCCAATAGCATAATTataagggaggaatttcatgaatgCAGAAGTCGTTTAtagattttccttttttttttagAATCCTTATAGATTTTCTCAAGACAATGACGCCGTTTGGAGTGATGGGCCCTGTCTTCACATACAATCCTAATGCCACATAACTTGGAGCGGAGTTGGGTTGCAATTGTGCTTCGGTAGTCGGTCTCATCTGCTATGTTCGACCCGAATCCTATTTGACGCCTTCATCGTCAAATAGTGTATTTGGTACagggtgcaccccccccccccccttctcgcTAGAATTAACTGGGCTGCCGGCCGATTTCTTTCACCCACCAGTTGAgcaaaccttctagaaggttcccaccGGTTTACTGGATTGGGCTTTTCGATGGTTTTTTCCACacggtttttttttcgttttttgtttttcttttttcattttgttttcatattttttatttttttccaaaaaagatTCTCCAAAAAATTAAGAAGTATTTTAAATTCGTGAGTTTCTTTCAAAATTGTAAACTTTTCAAATTTTGTGCTTTTTCTGTAGTTTGAAAACTTTTCACAAATTTTGAAATTAttcttaaatttgtgaacttttttactTGTATTTTTCAAAAACAAATTCTTGAAAAACTTATGGATTTTTCTCTAATTCGTGAATTTTTTCATTGAACTTCTAAAAATAATTTATTTTGTAAAAAATTGTGAACTTTCCTTAAATTCGTGATTTTTTGAATCTAGAattgtgaacttttttcatattcgTGGTCTTTGAAAAAATTGTGAacctttttccaaattcatgaacttttttcaaatatctgattgtttttcaaattcttgaacgtTTTTTGTTATCGTGaaagttttcaaatttttgaaaaggGAACGGTCAGAGGTCAAGTGTCAAACGTCAATTGACGACCAAGGTAGCGATGATCGATTGAGCGAGCCTGCCTATGATGAGACGAATGATCGAgcttaatgggccagcccattcgACCTTCTGCATGAGCGCCGACTAAGCAAACGGGTGGAAATGGCGCCGTATAGGAGATCTCCGTGTTCAAGGGCTCGCGCCTCACTTTGTTTTTAGAGTCAGAGCTATTGAGGAGGGTCCCTTGTGGTGACGATGGTGCAAGACGGGTGCTTGGTTCTGGCGCTCGCTCAACGCAGGCCCAACGCTTTTTCTCTAGCAATGCTTGTCGACACATGTAGTGAACTATTTGGCATTGGCCTATGCAAGCCTTGGC
Protein-coding regions in this window:
- the LOC123166322 gene encoding lipid phosphate phosphatase 2 → MPPPATPARSAAVQPCLRTHGKEVARLHLFDWIVLLLLVATTGALGLVQPFHRFVAQDMMSDLRYPMKGSTVPDWAVPVIAIVVPMVFIAGIYIKRRNVYDLHHAILGLLFSVLITAIVTVAIKDAVGRPRPDFFWRCFPDGVPKYNNVTGDVICHGKPGVIKEGYKSFPSGHASGAFAGLGFLSWYLAGKLKAFDRRGHVAKLCIVLLPLLLATMVAISRVTDYWHHWQDVFAGGVLGLVVASFCYLQFFPPPYSEHGVWPHAYLEHIRGPEGELKAQSTTNSNMHHNSLPLDLSGSNETRTTSHALDSIEEGSRDQ